The Papaver somniferum cultivar HN1 chromosome 3, ASM357369v1, whole genome shotgun sequence genome includes a region encoding these proteins:
- the LOC113358781 gene encoding DExH-box ATP-dependent RNA helicase DExH10-like, with product MEEESQSLGKRKSVEEASEVTPNEDSEAQKPTESISKRRTLAKTCVHEVAVPKDYVPSLDETIHGTLANPEFNGTMAKTYEFKLDPFQQVSVSCLERKESVLVSAHTSAGKTAVAEYAIAMSFRDKQRVIYTSPLKALSNQKYRELTQEFSDVGLMTGDVTISPNASCLVMTTEILRGMLYRGSEVLKEVAWVIFDEIHYMKDRERGVVWEESIIFLPPAIKMVFLSATMSNATEFAEWICYLHKQPCHVVYTDFRPTPLQHYVFPVGGSGLYLVVDENEQFKEENFAKLQDTFNKQKPNDGNKGGGPKASGRIAKGGTAAGGSDIFKIVKMIMERKFQPVIIFSFSRRECEQHAMSMAKLDFNTKEEKDDVEEVFRKAILCLNEEDRNLPAIELMLPLLQRGIAVHHSGLLPIIKELVELLFQEGLVKALFATETFAMGLNMPAKTVVFTSVKKWDGDSHRYIGSGEYIQMSGRAGRRGKDDRGICIIMIDEKMEMATLKDMVLGRPAPLLSTFRLSYYSILNLMSRAEGQFTAEHVIKNSFHQFQYEKALPDIGDKVSKLEKEAEMLDASGEAEVAEYHKLRLDIALLERKMMSEITRPERVLFFLLPGRLVKVQDGATDWGWGVVVNVVKKPSSASNTLPASSSRGSDYIVDTLLHCSPGSSENGTRSKPSPPRPGERGEMHVVPVQMPLISALSKIRISVPSDLRPLEARQSILLAVQELGTRFPQGLPKLNPVKDMAIEDHEFVDVMSQIEELEKKLHDHPVHKSSQNKEQAKCFQRKAEVNHEIQQLKSKMRDSQLQKFRDELKNRSRVLKKLGHIDADGVVQLKGRAACLIDTGDELLITELMFNGTFNDLDPHQVAALASCFVPGDRSNEQIHLRTELGKPLQQLQDSARRIAEIQRECKLEVDVEEYVESTARPYMMDVIYCWSKGATFAEVIEMTDIFEGSIIRLARRLDEFLNQLKAAAKAVGEVDLEAKFGASSESLRRGIMFANSLYL from the exons ATGGAAGAAGAATCACAGTCACTTGGGAAGAGGAAATCTGTAGAGGAGGCTTCAGAAGTTACACCTAATGAAGATTCAGAGGCACAGAAACCTACTGAATCTATCTCTAAACGACGAACATTAGCTAAAACATGTGTTCATGAAGTTGCAGTACCAAAAGATTATGTACCTTCATTAGATGAAACCATTCATGGTACATTAGCTAATCCTGAGTTTAATGGTACAATGGCGAAAACATATGAGTTTAAACTCGATCCGTTCCAACAAGTTTCAGTTTCTTGTTTGGAGAGGAAAGAATCTGTGTTGGTTTCGGCACATACTTCAGCTGGTAAAACGGCTGTCGCGGAGTATGCGATAGCTATGTCGTTTAGAGATAAACAAAGGGTTATTTATACTTCGCCTTTAAAAGCGTTGAGTAATCAGAAGTATAGGGAGTTGACGCAGGAGTTTTCGGATGTTGGTTTAATGACTGGTGATGTAACGATATCTCCGAATGCTAGTTGTTTAGTCATGACCACTGAGATATTGAGggggatgttatatagaggttctGAGGTTTTGAAAGAAGTTGCTTGGGTTATTTTCGATGAGATTCATTATATGAAGGATAGGGAAAGAGGTGTTGTTTGGGAAGAGAGTATTATATTTTTGCCGCCAGCAATTAAAATGGTGTTTTTGTCAGCTACAATGTCGAATGCTACTGAGTTTGCTGAATGGATctgttatttgcataaacagccTTGTCACGTGGTTTATACAGATTTCAGACCTACTCCTTTGCAGCATTATGTGTTTCCTGTTGGTGGGTCGGGTTTGTATCTTGTTGTGGATGAGAACGAGCAGTTTAAAGAGGAGAATTTTGCAAAATTACAGGATACTTTTAATAAACAGAAGCCGAATGATGGGAATAAGGGCGGAGGTCCTAAAGCAAGCGGTAGGATTGCAAAGGGCGGTACTGCTGCTGGGGGTTCCGACATATTCAAGATTGTCAAG ATGATCATGGAACGGAAATTTCAGCCTGTCATCATTTTCAGCTTTAGTAGAAGAGAATGCGAACAACATGCAATGTCTATGGCCAAGCTTGATTTCAATACCAAAGAGGAGAAGGATGACGTTGAAGAGGTTTTTCGGAAAGCAATACTTTGTTTAAATGAGGAGGACAGGAACTTACCTGCTATTGAATTAATGTTGCCCCTATTACAGAGGGGTATTGCTGTGCATCACTCTGGACTTCTTCCAATAATTAAAGAATTGGTGGAACTTCTCTTCCAAGAAGGACTCGTCAAGGCTCTTTTTGCTACAGAAACA TTTGCCATGGGTTTGAACATGCCTGCAAAAACTGTTGTTTTCACATCTGTCAAGAAATGGGATGGTGATAGTCATCGTTATATTGGATCAGGTGAATATATCCAG ATGAGTGGGAGAGCGGGACGCCGTGGGAAAGATGACCGTGGTATCTGCATCATAATGATTGATGAGAAG aTGGAAATGGCTACTCTAAAAGATATGGTTTTGGGTAGACCCGCTCCACTGCTCAGTACATTCAGGTTGAGTTACTACTCTATCTTGAATTTAATGAGCCGTGCTGAGGGCCAATTTACAGCTGAGCATGTTATCAAGAACTCATTTCATCAGTTTCAGTATGAGAAG GCTTTACCTGATATTGGGGATAAGGTTTCAAAACTCGAAAAAGAAGCTGAGATGCTTGATGCTTCCGGGGAG GCGGAAGTTGCTGAATATCATAAGCTAAGACTTGATATTGCTCTGCTTGAGAGGAAGATGATGTCAGAAATAACCCGACCTGAAAgagttctcttttttcttcttcctggCAGGCTG GTTAAGGTACAAGATGGTGCAACTGATTGGGGTTGGGGAGTGGTGGTTAATGTGGTGAAAAAGCCCTCATCAGCGTCGAACACTTTGCCAGCGTCTTCTTCACGTGGTAGTGATTACATAGTGGATACGTTGCTCCATTGTTCTCCTGGATCAAGTGAAAATGGGACTCGCTCCAAACCATCCCCACCTCGTCCCGGGGAGAGGGGTGAAATGCACGTG GTTCCTGTTCAGATGCCACTCATTTCTGCTCTTAGCAAAATCAGAATATCTGTTCCTTCTGACCTCCGACCACTGGAAGCGAGGCAAAGTATATTGCTGGCAGTGCAGGAGTTGGGAACTAGGTTTCCTCAAGGTCTTCCGAAGCTCAACCCTGTGAAG GATATGGCCATCGAGGACCACGAATTTGTTGATGTGATGAGTCAAATTGAGGAACTTGAGAAGAAATTACATGATCATCCAGTACATAAG TCTTCTCAAAATAAGGAGCAAGCCAAATGTTTCCAACGGAAAGCAGAGGTGAATCATGAGATTCAACAACTAAAATCGAAGATGCGCGACTCCCAG CTTCAAAAATTCCGCGACGAGCTGAAAAACCGATCTCGGGTCTTAAAAAAGCTTGGCCATATTGATGCCGATGGTGTTGTGCAGTTGAAGGGACGTGCTGCTTGTCTGATAGACACAGGAGATGAACTTCTTATTACTGAATTGATGTTCAATG GTACGTTTAATGATCTTGATCCCCATCAAGTTGCAGCTCTTGCGAGCTGTTTTGTTCCCGGAGATCGATcaaatgaacaaatacatttaagaACCGAACTTGGGAAGCCATTACAGCAACTCCAAGACAGTGCGAGAAGAATCGCAGAG ATACAACGAGAGTGTAAACTGGAAGTAGATGTCGAGGAATACGTGGAATCAACAGCAAGACCATATATGATGGATGTGATCTACTGTTGGTCAAAG GGTGCAACCTTTGCTGAGGTTATAGAAATGACGGATATCTTTGAGGGAAGTATCATTCGGCTTGCTAGAAGACTTGACGAGTTTTTGAATCAG TTGAAAGCTGCTGCTAAAGCTGTGGGAGAGGTTGATCTGGAGGCGAAGTTCGGTGCTAGCAGTGAGAGCTTACGGCGAGGTATTATGTTTGCAAACTCCCTTTACTTGTAG
- the LOC113362159 gene encoding EP1-like glycoprotein 4 — protein sequence MKYFSMLSCFIFFYIFTFSSIIVQANVPISKTFKLLNRGPISSSNAVELGAQYRALNIPNHNSNNPFSVCFYTVPPSNTFMLGVGVGKPQFNTVFRWVWKANLTRHVRENATLVFGVNGNLVLADSDGRVAWQTGTANKGVADIKLLSNGNLVLLDKNGAFVWQSFHYPTDTLLVGQSLSRGIGSRNKLVNGAYSMVLEEHLIKLYYKSPLSRKPVAYYGVTPGYMGNLQNVTFKATHWSDGSNHLVFQYEPNSGQSGWAEPKYNAILSLFRLGSDGNLRIFSYDKTRQLAAWDTTFTRFSNEWKYASECMLPEKCGSFGICENNKCVYCPTPTGLKSWTEDCKPSKLPSCPTNKFAANTNVSYYKLEGVDHFMANSEINKGDGPMKMEVCKKKCSDDCECMAFFYRRDSSRCLLTAQLNTLKKVIDSSSSLSADHIAFIKYAK from the coding sequence ATGAAGTACTTCTCTATGCTCTCATGTTTCATATTCTTCTACATTTTCACCTTTtcttcaataatagttcaagctAATGTGCCAATATCAAAGACATTCAAGCTTCTCAATCGCGGACCGATTTCTTCAAGCAATGCTGTTGAATTGGGTGCACAATACCGTGCACTAAACATACCTAACCACAACAGTAACAACCCTTTTAGTGTTTGTTTCTACACTGTTCCTCCTTCTAACACATTTATGCttggtgttggtgttggtaaACCTCAATTCAACACCGTTTTCCGATGGGTTTGGAAAGCTAACCTAACAAGACATGTCCGGGAAAACGCTACACTAGTCTTCGGCGTCAACGGAAATCTTGTCTTAGCTGATTCCGATGGTCGTGTAGCTTGGCAAACTGGAACTGCCAATAAAGGTGTTGCAGACATCAAACTTCTCTCAAACGGAAACTTAGTCTTGCTTGATAAAAATGGTGCGTTTGTTTGGCAAAGTTTTCATTACCCCACCGACACTCTCTTAGTTGGTCAGAGTCTTTCGCGAGGTATAGGTTCACGCAACAAACTAGTAAACGGAGCTTATAGCATGGTACTGGAAGAACACCTCATAAAGTTATACTACAAAAGTCCCCTTTCAAGAAAACCAGTGGCCTATTATGGTGTAACCCCTGGTTACATGGGGAACTTACAGAATGTAACCTTCAAAGCTACCCATTGGTCCGATGGTTCTAACCATTTAGTGTTCCAGTATGAACCCAATAGTGGACAATCTGGCTGGGCAGAACCTAAATACAATGCCATCTTATCACTATTTCGACTTGGTTCGGATGGTAATTTGCGGATCTTTAGCTATGATAAGACCCGCCAACTCGCTGCATGGGACACAACGTTTACAAGATTTTCTAACGAGTGGAAATACGCGAGCGAATGTATGTTGCCTGAGAAATGTGGCTCATTTGGGATATGTGAGAACAATAAATGTGTTTATTGTCCAACACCTACTGGATTGAAGAGCTGGACCGAAGATTGTAAGCCATCAAAACTTCCTTCTTGCCCAACTAATAAGTTTGCAGCCAATACTAATGTGAGTTACTACAAATTGGAGGGAGTGGATCATTTCATGGCGAATTCAGAAATAAACAAAGGCGATGGACCTATGAAGATGGAAGTATGCAAGAAGAAATGTAGCGACGATTGTGAGTGTATGGCTTTCTTCTATAGAAGGGATTCTTCGAGGTGCTTGCTTACTGCTCAGCTTAATACCCTGAAAAAGGTtatagattcttctagttctcttagTGCAGATCATATTGCTTTCATTAAGTATGCCAAGTag
- the LOC113362160 gene encoding probable WRKY transcription factor 53, with protein sequence MEINNINGEWQQKDLFNELVQARDLVKKLKIHLHKSSPAGEVLLEDAISALDRAISTTTRSGWDVAPTHLTTRTSATSSADSPPLKNCSPRSDDSDPHSKDILKRRKIQPIWTEKVSVGSGAGIEGSSNDCYSWRKYGQKDIHGARHPRSYYRCTYRNNQGCMATRQVQRSSEDPSVYDVTYRGKHSCLQASHLQAKHNQCKNQSQDHQEEDQNPEQSQEGIFEIFGKGLRIKTEDELLLDSQKLSSSSSSFSFPSSSTPVDFVKMENHNFSPFDRNYFLSSYHVQLNGEDTNTIHNISDHRQSNFDDAVLLDLVELNQYSPFDYFHP encoded by the exons ATGGAGATCAACAATATCAACGGGGAATGGCAACAAAAGGATTTGTTCAATGAATTAGTACAAGCGAGAGACTTAGTaaagaagctgaagattcatcTTCATAAATCTTCTCCAGCAGGAGAGGTACTATTAGAAGATGCCATATCGGCGCTTGATAGAGCGATTTCAACAACGACTAGATCCGGGTGGGATGTCGCTCCCACTCACCTGACAACAAGAACCAGTGCTACGAGTTCAGCCGATTCGCCGCCATTGAAGAACTGTAGCCCAAGAAGTGATGATTCTGATCCGCACAGTAAAGATATATTGAAGAGAAG GAAAATACAACCTATATGGACTGAAAAAGTTAGTGTTGGTTCGGGAGCTGGAATAGAAGGATCCTCTAATGATTGTTATAGTTGGAGAAAGTATGGTCAAAAGGATATACATGGAGCCAGGCATCCAAG AAGTTATTATCGGTGTACCTACCGGAATAATCAAGGATGTATGGCGACAAGGCAAGTTCAACGATCTAGTGAAGACCCTTCTGTTTACGATGTTACTTATCGAGGAAAGCATAGTTGTCTCCAAGCATCCCATTTACAAGCTAAGCACAACCAATGCAAAAATCAGAGCCAGGATCATCAAGAAGAAGATCAAAATCCTGAACAGTCACAGGAAGGGATCTTTGAAATCTTTGGAAAAGGTCTAAGAATCAAAACTGAAGACGAATTATTACTGGACTCACAAAAgctctcttcttcatcatcgtccttctctttcCCTTCTTCTTCGACGCCAGTTGATTTTGTTAAGATGGAAAACCACAACTTCTCGCCGTTCGACCGGAACTATTTTCTATCGTCATACCATGTACAGTTGAATGGAGAAGATACAAACACTATCCATAATATTTCGGATCATCGTCAGTCTAATTTTGATGACGCAGTTTTACTTGACCTGGTGGAGCTTAACCAATATTCCCCATTTGACTACTTCCATCCTTAG